A stretch of Henckelia pumila isolate YLH828 chromosome 4, ASM3356847v2, whole genome shotgun sequence DNA encodes these proteins:
- the LOC140866795 gene encoding phytolongin Phyl2.2-like — protein sequence MIWDPELIYYACIAKGTTVLTEFNSKDAALGAIAVRCLEKNPPFHSTFTHTIRSKTYTFLIDEPFVYFVISHEKLENSEALVFLKSLRDAFGEVLNNEKNLKKLSSYCYQGEFNPVFHQLLGSGLGQTDGISSPMGQRMGQSGILHYGLHFDGGNGWKKMTNWLFGEFNSGRRDTEENYHNNGGKGIGLSREFSLISHKNAGLYSPELMGLQNAKKVWRKQVWVVLSLDFIVCVILFVVWLWICSGFECIAS from the coding sequence ATGATTTGGGATCCGGAGCTGATCTACTACGCCTGCATTGCAAAGGGTACCACGGTGTTAACCGAATTCAACTCTAAAGACGCCGCACTCGGTGCAATCGCGGTCAGATGCCTCGAGAAAAATCCACCGTTTCATTCCACATTCACCCATACAATCCGATCGAAGACCTACACTTTCTTGATCGACGAGCCCTTTGTTTATTTCGTGATATCCCATGAGAAACTGGAGAATTCTGAGGCCTTGGTGTTTCTGAAGAGCTTGAGGGATGCGTTTGGAGAGGTTTTGAATAAtgagaagaatttgaagaaattgAGCTCCTATTGTTATCAAGGGGAATTCAATCCGGTGTTCCACCAGCTGCTGGGATCAGGATTGGGTCAAACGGATGGAATTTCTTCGCCAATGGGGCAGAGAATGGGCCAAAGTGGGATCTTGCACTATGGGTTGCACTTCGACGGGGGCAACGggtggaagaagatgacgaATTGGTTGTTTGGGGAATTCAATAGTGGAAGGAGAGATACGGAGGAGAATTATCATAACAATGGGGGGAAGGGTATCGGATTGAGTCGTGAATTTTCACTGATTTCGCATAAGAATGCAGGGTTATACTCACCAGAGTTGATGGGCTTACAAAACGCGAAGAAAGTTTGGAGGAAGCAAGTTTGGGTTGTTCTGTCGCTTGATTTTATCGTTTGTGTGATCTTGTTTGTTGTCTGGTTGTGGATTTGCAGTGGGTTTGAGTGCATCGCCAGCTGA